A genome region from Anastrepha ludens isolate Willacy chromosome 3, idAnaLude1.1, whole genome shotgun sequence includes the following:
- the LOC128857701 gene encoding uncharacterized protein LOC128857701, with translation MATKVVHIEVVDDLSSPAFLDAFTRFISRRGPCRDLYSDNGTTFTGANRLLKEDLAAWQNDNNQQSLANLGTHWHFIAPSAPHQGGLWEAAVKSAKYHLVRLVGAQLLWYSQLQTLATRIEACLNSRPLTPIYDDPNDKLALTPTDFLVGAPLVAVPEANIRTIPSNHIKHWLWLR, from the coding sequence ATGGCGACCAAGGTCGTGCATATTGAAGTTGTTGATGATCTTTCATCACCCGCATTCTTAGATGCATTTACGCGATTTATAAGTAGACGAGGTCCATGTCGAGATCTCTATAGTGACAACGGTACTACGTTCACAGGCGCTAACCGTTTGCTTAAAGAAGACTTGGCTGCTTGGCAGAACGACAACAACCAACAAAGTTTGGCGAATCTCGGTACTCATTGGCACTTTATCGCTCCCAGCGCTCCTCATCAAGGTGGGCTCTGGGAGGCTGCGGTAAAATCTGCCAAATATCATTTGGTGCGCCTCGTTGGAGCGCAGTTATTATGGTATAGCCAACTTCAGACTTTGGCGACACGCATTGAAGCATGCCTAAATTCTCGTCCGCTAACACCTATATACGATGACCCCAATGATAAGTTAGCTTTGACCCCTACCGACTTTCTGGTTGGCGCTCCACTGGTTGCAGTCCCTGAAGCTAACATCAGAACAATTCCGTCCAACCATATTAAGCACTGGCTCTGGCTGCGTTAG